One Panicum virgatum strain AP13 chromosome 3N, P.virgatum_v5, whole genome shotgun sequence DNA segment encodes these proteins:
- the LOC120664672 gene encoding ribosomal L1 domain-containing protein 1-like: protein MSPPPPHPVSRETVAGAVASLTKWMKKRAAEAPPNLLADERDDLVVLQLSLRRIPASPTTRPSLLPLPHPVVGHDGASVCVISDDRPNSRSPPASDLLDASKSLHRLPVSEIIPLSTLRTDYRPYESRRRLAASHDLFIADRAILPLLPRVLGKAFYSTKKAPIGVDFTRVGWPEQVRKVLGSAFLYLRSGTCSGIKVGRLDMEEEEIVENVMAAVEAAAEKVPKKWANIRALHLKAVDSVALPIYQVVPELGMKIEVPQEVESGEVIDDVELETRVKKTDKKKKALMYADANDDKGVANESGKRKRNNKERINDVEMQEEVQAETEKKKRRKSIVVSVDGGQKVGKKGKDKGKHDLENEVEEPSMDNKKSKKGKIEEGKKRKKNMKGDAEVSADKSHKDKKSKGEKSDGKIKKTRSRVRV, encoded by the coding sequence atgtcgccgccgcctccacaccCGGTGTCCCGTGAGACggtggccggcgccgtcgcCTCCCTGACCAAGTGGATGAAGAAACGCGCAGCGGAGGCGCCCCCCAACCTCCTCGCCGACGAGCGCGACGATCTCGTTGTCCTCCAGCTCTCCCTCCGCCGCATCCCCGCCTCGCCCACCACCAGGCCGAGCCTACTCCCGCTCCCGCACCCCGTCGTCGGGCACGACGGCGCCTCCGTCTGCGTCATCTCCGACGACCGCCCCAACTCGCGGTCCCCGCCTGCCTCCGACCTCCTCGATGCGTCTAAGTCGCTCCACCGCCTCCCCGTCTCCGAGATCATCCCGCTCTCCACGCTCCGCACGGACTACCGCCCGTAcgagtcgcgccgccgcctcgccgcctcccaCGACCTCTTCATCGCCGACCGCGCCATCCTCCCGCTGCTGCCGCGCGTCCTCGGGAAGGCGTTCTACTCCACCAAGAAGGCTCCGATTGGAGTCGATTTCACCCGCGTCGGGTGGCCGGAGCAGGTCCGCAAGGTGCTGGGCTCCGCTTTTCTGTACCTGCGGTCGGGGACCTGCTCGGGGATCAAAGTTGGGAGGCTGGACatggaggaagaggagatcgtGGAGAATGTGATGGCtgcggtggaggcggctgcGGAAAAGGTGCCGAAGAAGTGGGCCAACATTAGGGCGCTGCATCTGAAGGCTGTGGATTCAGTTGCCCTGCCAATTTACCAGGTCGTGCCAGAGTTGGGTATGAAGATTGAGGTGCCTCAGGAAGTTGAATCTGGGGAGGTCATTGATGATGTGGAATTGGAGACTAGGGTGAAGAAGactgacaagaagaagaaggcattGATGTACGCTGATGCCAATGATGATAAGGGAGTTGCCAATGAGAGTGGCAAGAGGAAGAGGAATAATAAGGAGCGGATTAACGATGTTGaaatgcaggaagaagttcaGGCAGAGacagagaaaaagaagaggaggaagagtaTTGTGGTTTCTGTTGATGGGGGCCAGAAGGTTGGCAAGAAGGGTAAAGATAAGGGCAAGCACGATTTGGAAAATGAGGTGGAAGAACCCAGTATGGACAATAAGAAGAGTAAGAAGGGGAAGATTGAAGAGggcaagaaaaggaagaagaacATGAAGGGTGATGCTGAAGTCTCAGCAGATAAAAGCCACAAAGATAAGAAGAGCAAGGGGGAGAAATCTGATGGCAAGATCAAGAAGACAAGGAGCAGGGTAAGAGTATAA